A region of Lathamus discolor isolate bLatDis1 chromosome 14, bLatDis1.hap1, whole genome shotgun sequence DNA encodes the following proteins:
- the LOC136021897 gene encoding fibrinogen-like protein 1-like protein isoform X2, with amino-acid sequence MNVPPEPSQLDNDTQHVRQVRDVAPRPPAGHGWPKDCSEVPAGSHSGVYIIQPKGLHHIVVYCEMNVTHGGWTVIQRNQKDTPVTWAESWSTYKYGFGNVRTEYWLGTEYIHQIAKQKVYQVRFVIQDSSDNIHFADYNLFSVEDESHGYRLRLGSYAGTAGDAMTSDNPKTMHDNMKFSTKDRDQDTYSKNCAYSYEGGWWFSACYSVRLNFKGGMTWGSLCKGNCKSSLILIKPASYC; translated from the exons ATAACGATACCCAACACGTTCGACAGGTCAGAGACGTGGCCCCCCGCCCACCAGCAGGTCATG GCTGGCCCAAAGACTGCAGTGAGGTTCCCGCTGGCAGCCACAGCGGCGTCTACATCATCCAGCCAAAAGGGCTCCACCACATTGTGGTGTACTGCGAAATGAATGTGACACATGGGGGCTGGACGGTCATCCAGAGGAACCAGAAAGACACACCGGTCACCTGGGCCGAGTCCTGGAGCACCTACAAGTACGGCTTTGGGAATGTGCGCACCGAGTACTGGCTGGGCACTGAGTACATCCATCAGATCGCCAAGCAGAAGGTTTACCAGGTCAGATTTGTCATCCAGGACTCTTCAGACAACATCCATTTCGCAGACTACAACCTCTTCAGTGTAGAAGATGAGTCCCACGGCTACCGGCTGAGGCTGGGCTCCTACGCAGGGACAGCAGGGGATGCCATGACCTCAGACAATCCCAAGACCATGCACGACAACATGAAGTTCTCCACAAAGGATCGAGATCAGGACACTTACAGTAAGAACTGTGCCTACAGCTATGAGGGTGGGTGGTGGTTCTCAGCCTGTTATTCTGTACGGCTGAATTTCAAGGGTGGCATGACATGGGGCAGCCTGTGCAAAGGGAACTGCAAATCCTCCCTTATCCTCATCAAACCAGCCTCATATTGTTAG